The sequence CCCACCGGTGCCGGCGGCCGGCGAATTCGGCACTGATCACGACCGGGGGCCCCGCGGCGCGGACCGTCTCGCCGCGGAACTGCATGGGCGTGTCGAAGAATGCCAGTTCTTCATCGGGTATGGGCAGTCGTATCTCGGCGTAGTTGATGGCGTAGATGGTCGCCAGCGCCTCGCCCCGCCGGAGGAACTGGCCCACGTCCACGTTCTTCTTCCTCACCCTGCCGGCGTACGGCGCGCGGATCTCCGTTCGTTCCAGGTTGAGCTTCGCCTGCTGAAGTGCCGCGACGGACGCTTCCAGGTTGGCCCGGGCCTGGGCCAGTTGAGGTTCTCTCAGGACAAGCGGCATGGGTGCGCCCGATCCCAGCCGGCGCCATTCGTCCTCGGCGAGACGGGCTTCCTCCTGCTCAATCTGCAGCGCGGTGGCGAACCGGGCCGTATCCGCGGCGGCACGCGTGACCGCCAGTTCCGCGTCGCGCGGGTCGAGGCGCACCAGCAACTCGTTTTTTTCGAAGAACCCGCCGGGAACGAAGGAAGGAGATACGAAGACGATCTGACCGTCCGTCTCGGCCGAGAGCGCGCTCTCGGTCCTGGGCATCACCGCGCCCTGGGACCGTACCGTGAGCCGGACCGTGTCCAGCGTCGCGACGGCCGTGCGAACCAGCGGGGGCGGGACGTCCGGCATCCTGCTTTCCACCACGGGCCGGCTGCGGACCAGGAAGACCATGATCAGCACCGATCCCGCGACAATGGCCAGCGGAAGGGATATTCTAAGCCATTTGTTCATCCTCATACTCCTGTCAATCACCTGTATCTTTTATATCGCCGGTCTCCGTTGCCATTCGTTCGAATCCGCCGCCCAGCGCCAGGTAGAGGTCTACCCGGGCGTCCAGCCGTTGACGCCGCACGGCCAGGTACTGTCCCTCGGAATCGAAGGCCCGCCGCTGAGCGTCCAGCATGGTGATCACGTCGCTCAGTCCGCCGTGGTAACGCGATTCCGCCAGTTCACGGGCGGCCGC is a genomic window of Gemmatimonadota bacterium containing:
- a CDS encoding efflux RND transporter periplasmic adaptor subunit — encoded protein: MRMNKWLRISLPLAIVAGSVLIMVFLVRSRPVVESRMPDVPPPLVRTAVATLDTVRLTVRSQGAVMPRTESALSAETDGQIVFVSPSFVPGGFFEKNELLVRLDPRDAELAVTRAAADTARFATALQIEQEEARLAEDEWRRLGSGAPMPLVLREPQLAQARANLEASVAALQQAKLNLERTEIRAPYAGRVRKKNVDVGQFLRRGEALATIYAINYAEIRLPIPDEELAFFDTPMQFRGETVRAAGPPVVISAEFAGRRHRWDGTVVRMEGEIDPMSRMVYAVARVQNPYGRGANPDRPPLGIGMFIEAEILGKRYPDVAVLPRTAMHGENRIAIIDDESRLRFRRVEILRIASDQVYVHSGIEAGERVCLSALETQVDGMEVRVLESSSSGTVVQEEEGTGR